A genomic segment from Curtobacterium sp. MCSS17_007 encodes:
- a CDS encoding diacylglycerol kinase family protein produces MSTPSETAPADQDALPTEQRTAAVVYNPVKVHLETLKSTVAQHQQEAGWAETLWFETSEEDPGGGMAKAALEAGADVVAAAGGDGTVRAVAEVVHGSDAALALLPSGTGNLLARNIPAPIDDLGASVRTIFRGEDRPIDFGQLEVERPGGEREEFGFVVMAGLGLDARMLVNTNDDLKKKVGWLAYVDSLFRSVRDADAFEFRYRLDGDGNRSARAHSLIVGNCGMLQAGATLLPDAEIDDGVFDVVVMRPRGFFGWVRIGARVFWENAILRSFRRSKVGQTEVGKRITTKAREERPLRYIRGQEFVARLERPDEFEIDGDPVGEVVAFKAKIDAGGLRVRVAGPQDQTRNTRRVENAHS; encoded by the coding sequence ATGTCGACCCCATCGGAGACCGCGCCCGCGGACCAGGACGCCCTCCCGACCGAGCAGAGGACGGCCGCGGTCGTCTACAACCCGGTCAAGGTGCACCTGGAGACGCTCAAGAGCACCGTCGCACAGCACCAGCAGGAGGCCGGCTGGGCCGAGACCCTGTGGTTCGAGACCTCGGAGGAGGACCCGGGCGGCGGCATGGCCAAGGCCGCCCTCGAGGCCGGCGCCGACGTCGTGGCCGCGGCCGGCGGCGACGGCACCGTCCGTGCCGTGGCCGAGGTCGTGCACGGGTCGGACGCCGCACTGGCCCTGCTGCCGAGCGGCACCGGCAACCTGCTCGCCCGCAACATCCCCGCACCCATCGACGACCTCGGTGCGAGCGTCCGGACGATCTTCCGCGGCGAGGACCGCCCGATCGACTTCGGGCAGCTCGAGGTCGAGCGCCCCGGCGGCGAGCGCGAGGAGTTCGGTTTCGTCGTCATGGCCGGTCTCGGGCTGGACGCCCGGATGCTGGTCAACACGAACGACGACCTGAAGAAGAAGGTGGGCTGGCTCGCCTACGTCGACTCCCTGTTCCGCTCGGTCCGTGACGCCGACGCGTTCGAGTTCCGGTACCGGCTCGACGGCGACGGCAACCGCTCGGCCCGCGCGCACTCGTTGATCGTCGGGAACTGCGGCATGCTGCAGGCCGGCGCGACGTTGCTGCCCGACGCCGAGATCGACGACGGGGTCTTCGACGTCGTCGTGATGCGACCGCGCGGCTTCTTCGGGTGGGTCCGGATCGGGGCGCGGGTGTTCTGGGAGAACGCGATCCTGCGGTCGTTCCGCCGGTCGAAGGTGGGGCAGACCGAGGTCGGCAAGCGCATCACGACGAAGGCCCGCGAGGAGCGGCCGCTGCGGTACATCCGCGGGCAGGAGTTCGTCGCGCGGCTCGAGCGTCCGGACGAGTTCGAGATCGACGGCGACCCGGTCGGCGAGGTCGTCGCGTTCAAGGCGAAGATCGACGCCGGCGGCCTGCGCGTCCGTGTGGCCGGTCCGCAGGACCAGACCCGGAACACGCGCCGGGTCGAGAACGCCCACAGCTGA
- the pheA gene encoding prephenate dehydratase: MTDRATPSDTYSYLGPAGTFTEAALKLVEAAAGKPWRSVNNVGEALDDVVSGRSVGAVIAIENSVDGGVSATQDALARIPGVRIVGEYLVPVDFVLVARHGTTLADVRTVNAHPVAYAQTHRWLETNLRGHGHIPASSNVAAATALLDTHPVADAAVAPPGITDHHDLAVLASSIGDNASAVTRFVLVSRTLAIPERTGADKTSVIVELPADHPGALVDMLEQFATRGINMGLLSSRPIGDELGRYRFVIDLDGHVHDERVADALLGLRRFSPRVTFLGSYPRADGYRPEVPARYSDEAFVEARDWLRAIVSGEPDAD, encoded by the coding sequence ATGACCGACCGTGCCACGCCGTCCGACACGTACTCCTACCTCGGACCCGCCGGCACGTTCACCGAGGCAGCGCTGAAGCTCGTCGAGGCCGCGGCCGGCAAGCCGTGGCGGAGCGTGAACAACGTCGGCGAGGCGCTCGACGACGTCGTGAGCGGGCGCTCGGTGGGAGCCGTCATCGCCATCGAGAACAGCGTCGACGGCGGGGTCAGCGCCACGCAGGACGCCCTCGCGCGGATCCCCGGCGTGCGGATCGTGGGGGAGTACCTCGTGCCCGTCGACTTCGTGCTCGTCGCCCGTCACGGCACGACGCTGGCGGACGTGCGGACCGTCAACGCCCACCCCGTCGCGTACGCCCAGACGCACCGGTGGCTCGAGACCAACCTGCGCGGGCACGGGCACATCCCGGCGTCGTCGAACGTCGCCGCCGCGACCGCGCTGCTCGACACGCACCCCGTGGCCGACGCCGCGGTGGCCCCGCCGGGGATCACCGACCACCACGACCTGGCGGTGCTCGCGTCGTCGATCGGGGACAACGCCTCGGCGGTCACCCGGTTCGTGCTCGTCTCCCGCACGCTCGCGATCCCGGAGCGCACGGGCGCGGACAAGACGAGCGTCATCGTCGAGTTGCCCGCCGACCACCCCGGGGCGCTGGTCGACATGCTCGAGCAGTTCGCGACGCGGGGCATCAACATGGGGCTGCTGTCGTCGCGGCCGATCGGCGACGAGCTCGGGCGGTACCGGTTCGTCATCGACCTCGACGGGCACGTGCACGACGAGCGCGTGGCGGACGCCCTGCTCGGTTTGCGGCGGTTCAGCCCGCGCGTGACGTTCCTCGGGTCGTACCCGCGGGCGGACGGCTACCGCCCCGAGGTGCCGGCGCGCTACTCGGACGAGGCGTTCGTCGAGGCGCGGGACTGGCTCCGCGCGATCGTCTCCGGCGAGCCCGACGCCGACTGA
- a CDS encoding VOC family protein, with product MPATGIDFTSLQVRDLDASQAFYERYLGLVRSPAGPPHAVVFRTEPIAFALRDLVEGTDLSGGQPALGVALWFHATDVQAVHDALVADGHTIVTAPFDGPFGRTFTFADPDGYPVTLHDRR from the coding sequence ATGCCCGCCACCGGGATCGACTTCACCTCGCTGCAGGTCCGCGACCTCGACGCCTCGCAGGCGTTCTACGAGCGGTACCTCGGACTCGTCCGCTCGCCCGCGGGGCCACCGCACGCCGTGGTGTTCCGGACAGAGCCGATCGCGTTCGCCCTGCGCGACCTCGTCGAGGGGACGGACCTGTCCGGCGGTCAGCCCGCCCTCGGCGTCGCGCTGTGGTTCCACGCGACCGACGTCCAGGCAGTCCACGACGCACTCGTCGCCGACGGGCACACCATCGTCACCGCGCCGTTCGACGGGCCGTTCGGACGGACGTTCACGTTCGCCGACCCGGACGGCTACCCGGTGACGCTGCACGACCGACGCTGA